A DNA window from Setaria viridis chromosome 2, Setaria_viridis_v4.0, whole genome shotgun sequence contains the following coding sequences:
- the LOC117844214 gene encoding putative pumilio homolog 8, chloroplastic, giving the protein MGSMAPLLGQREELQEQEKRGGVRAEDDAPRDELAEKMARLGLHEPAEAAGEDSAAVDRFSPAFLRPHRAADQSALQPASIVRAAGPAAPSPMPDARRFAEGRLRRGGLARGPRNEPGAGTPAAARGVLLTGDHAYMTPPRHLHGMAANRQLQDPNLFSHVNEQAVLFALSQETPEKIVSYACDLLLSESTHGQQMFYLIFNHCHHQLREWVIAKITQDRSFYSLCVRRTNEVVFMINSCETRKSMQLFGDAMVPWMSPSQMRVLLSDSKRLQVIHAFIKSSPPDIAQFIFEAVAKECTRLARQSNGLSLLQNCLERVSWMEMDNILIKLSYQSLHLALNSCGNWILQDILKKGDSFHIAVIASCLRNHYVTLAKNKYGSNVVEWCLKVFNEGERSVIVNELIYYAHFRDLVTHEFANFTLSTALEVCKYPLRNILANAILSQNIMVRNQHCTKIFSILARYGFIQRTFLRDF; this is encoded by the exons ATGGGATCGATGGCGCCGCTGCTGGGGCAGAGGGAGGAGCTGCAGGAGCAGGAGAAGCGAGGCGGAGTCCGAGCCGAGGACGACGCTCCGCGCGATGAGCTGGCTGAGAAGATGGCGCGCCTTGGTCTCCACGAGCCGGCCGAGGCAGCCGGCGAGGACTCGGCGGCGGTGGATCGCTTCTCGCCGGCGTTCCTTAGGCCTCACCGTGCCGCGGACCAGAGCGCGTTGCAGCCGGCGTCCATAGTGCGGGCCGCCGGTCCGGCGGCGCCGTCTCCGATGCCCGACGCGCGGCGCTTCGCGGaaggccgcctccgccgcggcggcctcgctCGTGGGCCCCGGAACGAGCCGGGCGCTGGTACCCCTGCTGCGGCTCGCGGCGTCCTACTAACTGGCGACCACGCGTACATGACGCCGCCGCGGCACCTGCATGGCATGGCTGCCAACCGGCAGTTGCAGGATCCCAACTTGTTTTCCCACGTGAACGAGCAAGCGGTGCTCTTCGCGCTGTCCCAAGAAACCCCTGAGAAAATCGTGTCGTACGCCTGCGACCTCTTGCTCTCGGAGAGCACACACGGGCAGCAGATGTTCTACCTGATCTTCAATCACTGCCACCACCAGCTCCGGGAATGGGTCATTGCTAAGATCACGCAAGACAGGAGTTTCTACAGCCTTTGTGTCCGGAG AACAAATGAGGTGGTTTTCATGATCAATTCTTGCGAAACTCGGAAATCAATGCAACTTTTCGGAGATGCTATGGTGCCATGGATGTCACCGAGTCAAATGCGGGTGCTCCTGTCAGATTCAAAAAGACTCCAAGTGATCCATGCTTTTATAAAGAGCTCCCCTCCAGACATTGCTCAG TTCATTTTTGAAGCTGTTGCTAAGGAGTGTACAAGACTTGCACGCCAATCAAATGGACTGAGCCTACTGCAAAATTGCTTAGAACGCGTCAGCTGGATGGAAATGGATAACATTTTGATCAAACTCTCTTACCAGAGCCTTCATCTAGCTTTAAATTCTTGTGG GAACTGGATTCTTCAGGATATTCTAAAAAAGGGAGACTCCTTTCACATTGCAGTTATTGCATCTTGCTTAAGAAATCACTATGTGACACTTGCAAAAAATAAATATGGCAGCAATGTTGTTGAGTGGTGTTTAAAGGTATTTAATGAAGGAGAGCGATCAGTCATTGTAAATGAATTGATTTACTATGCTCACTTCAGAGATCTTGTGACTCATGAGTTTGCTAATTTTACTCTCTCCACTGCTCTTGAAGTCTGTAAG TATCCTCTTCGAAACATTTTAGCCAATGCTATCCTTTCCCAAAACATTATGGTTAGGAATCAACATTGTACGAAGATCTTTAGCATACTGGCCAGATATGGGTTTATTCAGAGAACATTTTTGAG GGACTTTTGA